A genomic stretch from bacterium includes:
- a CDS encoding NAD(P)H-hydrate dehydratase, translated as MRPVATTDEMKRIDQAAIEGDGLPGTALMENAGRGVAREILSRFPDLGPGDVVVVVGKGNNGGDGLVVARHLAGAGVEPLVFSVGDPGELTGDALVNWNVFRAGGRGAWVIEGEEDVAELERALERAAVAVDALLGTGVSGEPRGLFAPVIRALNDGPAFVVAVDVPSGLDSTTGAAELAVSADLTVTLACPKTGLFLPPGYLLAGEVVTAPIGVNPERFAELRTFHAEPGDVAPYFDPLPPDTHKGGRGTVNLLAGCRDYSGAAGLSCLAACRAGAGLVTLCTTASTLLLVKPAMLGVTSVELPDEAGFVSHYGAQTALAQLNSGDACVVGPGLGADECVGRTLEAVLPGIRVPLVVDADGLNTTGLDVLKRVQAPLVITPHPGEAGRLLGLSAAEVNADRLDAARKLAAEVGGVCLLKGYRTVVASADGTACFIPAGDWRMAVGGSGDVLAGVIGALLARGVEPFSAAVAGAYLHGSAGELAAESAGDWSVSPEDILEAIPEAIEAVCNA; from the coding sequence ATGCGACCGGTGGCCACCACCGACGAGATGAAACGGATTGACCAGGCGGCCATCGAGGGCGACGGCCTGCCCGGGACGGCCCTGATGGAGAACGCCGGGCGCGGCGTCGCCCGGGAGATTCTCTCCCGCTTCCCCGACCTCGGACCCGGCGACGTGGTGGTGGTCGTGGGGAAGGGGAACAACGGCGGCGACGGGCTGGTCGTCGCCCGCCACCTGGCCGGGGCCGGCGTCGAGCCGCTGGTCTTTTCCGTGGGCGACCCCGGTGAGCTCACCGGCGACGCCCTGGTGAACTGGAACGTGTTCCGGGCCGGGGGGCGGGGGGCCTGGGTGATCGAGGGAGAGGAGGACGTGGCCGAGCTGGAGCGCGCCCTGGAGCGGGCCGCCGTCGCGGTGGACGCCCTTCTGGGAACGGGGGTGTCGGGCGAGCCGCGGGGACTCTTCGCCCCGGTGATTCGGGCCCTCAACGACGGTCCCGCCTTCGTCGTCGCGGTGGACGTCCCCTCGGGGCTGGATTCGACCACCGGCGCCGCGGAGCTGGCGGTCTCCGCCGATCTCACCGTGACCCTGGCCTGCCCCAAGACCGGCCTCTTCCTCCCGCCGGGGTATCTCCTGGCCGGGGAGGTCGTCACCGCGCCCATCGGTGTCAACCCCGAGCGGTTCGCCGAGCTGCGGACGTTCCACGCCGAGCCCGGCGACGTTGCGCCCTACTTCGACCCCCTTCCCCCGGACACGCACAAGGGCGGGCGGGGGACGGTGAACCTTTTAGCCGGGTGCCGGGACTACTCGGGGGCGGCGGGGCTCTCCTGCCTGGCGGCCTGCCGGGCCGGGGCGGGACTGGTCACACTCTGCACCACCGCCTCCACCCTCCTCCTGGTCAAGCCGGCCATGCTGGGGGTCACCTCGGTGGAGCTGCCCGACGAGGCCGGTTTCGTCTCCCACTACGGGGCGCAGACGGCCCTGGCGCAGCTCAACTCGGGGGACGCGTGCGTCGTCGGTCCGGGCCTGGGCGCCGACGAGTGCGTCGGGCGGACCCTCGAGGCCGTCCTGCCCGGTATTCGCGTTCCCCTGGTCGTGGATGCCGACGGGCTGAACACCACCGGCCTGGACGTGCTCAAGCGGGTGCAGGCCCCTTTGGTCATCACCCCGCACCCCGGTGAGGCGGGGCGGCTGCTGGGCTTGAGCGCCGCGGAGGTCAACGCGGACCGTCTGGACGCCGCGCGGAAGCTGGCCGCCGAGGTGGGCGGCGTCTGCCTCCTCAAGGGCTACCGCACCGTGGTGGCCTCCGCCGACGGGACGGCCTGCTTCATCCCCGCTGGGGACTGGCGCATGGCCGTGGGCGGGTCGGGGGACGTGCTGGCCGGGGTCATCGGGGCGCTTCTGGCCCGGGGGGTGGAGCCGTTCTCGGCCGCCGTCGCCGGGGCGTACCTCCACGGGTCGGCCGGGGAGCTGGCCGCGGAATCGGCCGGTGACTGGAGCGTCTCGCCCGAGGACATCCTGGAGGCGATCCCGGAGGCCATCGAGGCGGTTTGCAACGCCTGA
- a CDS encoding GNAT family protein has protein sequence MDDKPDVFLAGELVYLSPVRAEDAPLYARWINDADTRRNLTMCLPLTRGQEEEWVRGVGKNPDDVVLAVRLAADDRLAGNVGLHGIDRIHRSAEFGVFIGPPELRGKGYGTEATALTLKYGFGELNLHRIWLRVYEFNEGGIRAYAKCGFKEEGRLRGAYGYGGRWHDVVLMGVLAEEYFGG, from the coding sequence ATGGACGACAAACCGGACGTTTTCCTCGCGGGGGAGTTGGTGTACCTCTCGCCGGTGCGCGCCGAGGACGCCCCGCTCTACGCCCGCTGGATCAACGACGCCGACACCCGCCGAAACCTCACCATGTGCCTGCCCCTGACCCGGGGCCAGGAGGAGGAGTGGGTCCGCGGCGTGGGCAAAAACCCCGACGACGTGGTCCTCGCCGTCCGCCTCGCCGCCGATGACCGCCTGGCGGGCAACGTGGGCCTGCACGGCATAGACCGCATCCACCGCTCCGCCGAGTTCGGCGTCTTCATCGGTCCGCCCGAGCTCCGGGGGAAGGGCTACGGCACCGAGGCCACCGCCCTCACCCTCAAGTACGGCTTCGGGGAGCTGAACCTCCACCGCATCTGGCTGCGGGTGTACGAGTTCAACGAGGGCGGCATCCGCGCCTACGCCAAGTGCGGCTTTAAAGAGGAGGGGCGGCTGCGGGGGGCCTACGGGTACGGCGGCCGCTGGCACGACGTGGTGCTGATGGGAGTCCTGGCCGAGGAATATTTCGGGGGGTAG
- a CDS encoding outer membrane beta-barrel protein, with protein MRKVLVVLLLLLMVAALAEAPRKPISGFAVGLFGGYWVYSGPSYLFNDGAGGSLRVGYRFKPGELEIYGFFEYTNLLMTDIWQRWDPNPTGSLVTFGISPRISFSPTTWISPYFGAGPAFTLRTTSLDIERQSGDLFNYFQNAQNFAVFVEVGAEFPLQPSVIIEVGCHYIHPFTPEEERFSGITAGAGVSFFF; from the coding sequence TGGTGCTGCTTTTGCTGCTGATGGTGGCGGCTCTCGCCGAGGCACCGCGCAAGCCCATTTCCGGATTCGCCGTCGGGCTCTTCGGCGGCTACTGGGTTTATTCCGGACCCTCCTACTTATTCAACGACGGCGCCGGCGGGTCCCTCCGCGTCGGGTACCGTTTCAAGCCCGGAGAGCTCGAGATATACGGCTTCTTCGAGTACACGAACCTCCTGATGACCGACATCTGGCAACGCTGGGACCCGAACCCGACCGGCAGCCTGGTGACCTTCGGCATCTCCCCGCGCATCAGTTTCTCGCCCACCACGTGGATTTCGCCGTACTTCGGGGCCGGACCGGCGTTCACGCTCCGGACAACCTCCCTGGACATCGAGCGTCAGAGCGGGGATCTCTTCAACTACTTCCAGAACGCCCAGAACTTCGCCGTCTTCGTCGAGGTGGGGGCCGAGTTCCCCCTCCAGCCGTCGGTGATTATCGAGGTGGGCTGCCACTACATCCACCCCTTCACCCCCGAGGAGGAGCGGTTCTCCGGGATTACCGCGGGCGCCGGGGTGAGCTTCTTCTTCTAA